The DNA segment atctagtgagcctagaggctcagcacgttctatccttacataacaaaatgaaaccacacacaacaCACATAATATAAAATacatgaataataattatacgtgcatgatcttaaaattatatgcatataaacataaataaataatcatactgctaaatcatcatgctataacataattcatcatactttataattttcgtaaaaataacatatcatgatttcttagttctcaacaggtcgtatccatgtcggtggcatcatactgagcgattgatcaatcttaaaCCAACGTACGAGGCGGTGGGGTtttcacctctgtgctgccacttcaccagccctctcaactggatccataagctcatcatacttatacatcattaggaaggtcaccgggcccaggtatcccggcctccaaccacatcactttccaccttcacttcaacttccataaaaatatatttttcttaacatgcatttaaaattatcataaaaattgttacatgatgcatgaacataaaaattctcattatttctttattttcatgaaaatttgtccgtaaatatatatttaatttattttcttaaaaataatacttatatatctaataaaaatgcatgcatgaattaaatatatatttacgaacatttatttttccaaggacttgttcgacctgctgaccactagacttaattcaaaaattcctagactggctcAAAAACCaaaaagcccaacctgacctggcccattaagcttcatgggcccccaggcccatgagaaactaatgggctcactaaaaaacataatttaggctcattaactaattaactaaaaattaaattaataaaattattaactaaccattcacttataaattagaccgataaaattattaaacccgaTACAGCttgacccaataattctcatggatcacacggtccatgacaaattagtgggctcacctcaataattattaaagcctattaaattagtctaattaattaattaaccgaGCCCAACCCATAATTTattaacttaaactcttaattaattaaaataaaaataaccgaGCCCAAATAATATAATCCGGACCCGAACCAAAATAATTTGACCCATTAAAATTTAGACCCGAACCGGACCCGGATCCAAGGACCCAAGCCCGGCCCTAGAACACCCCAAACCCACGGCTCACTTCCCCAATACCCAACGTGACCTGCACAAAAATTGTGCAGGTCACGGCCGTGTAGCAGCAGGCTTTgaggcctgctgccggccagctccggtcGCCGAATGGCCGGAgctccaccgcccagacgtagcccacgtctgggcggttccaaCGAACCAAGCCTCGCCTTGAACCGATCCCTACACCGCCCTAGCGACACACGATTCGGGAATCCCGAAGCTGCCGCGATTTGCTACTATCAACCCTTAACCACCTACTGCTTGACTCACGCCCAGCCCCTTCTCTTGCCTTCTCCAAGACCGAGCCACCCTCTAGACCAGCCCCTAAGGACCCTAACTCGAACCCTTAGCCCTCAGTCCATCCCTTATCCGACCATGAACCAGAACGAAGACCCAAACGCATCATCACCATGCGTCTCCCTTGTACGCACCCCACGCCAAGTAGCTTACCCGGCCACCTATAGGTCTGAACCACCTTGCTAAATCAACCCTAAGGACCTCGACTCAGACCCCTGACAGCGGAGCAGACCCGAACAACCATGGTTGGACATGATGCCAAAACAAAATGGGTCACATACTCAAAACCGTGAACATGCATGAACTATGATAAAATTCATTCAAATCTGAAGAACACATGCATTCAACAATCATTCATGTTAAAATCAGTGTatatgatctaaatggtgttcaagaatggaAATCAAACGTGCCTTGAGAATTATTTAGACGAAACGACGTAAACGACacgtatcgggctcgccgggacgaacggatcttcCAAAAACTCTAAAAACTTTTAACGATCGGCTATGGGGTGGGTTTTCTGTTGAAGGAACGATGAAGGGAGTGGGAGAAGATTGAGGAGGCGGCTAGCAAGAAAACGTGAATGGAGGTAGGAGGATTAGGGTAGATTTTTAAGATAATCTaggtttaataaataaatagataattaggataattaaatactcaaattttaaacttttaaaaaaatacattctaatttgctaaaactaagtaaatcccgaaattataaataattggatttttaaagcttaataaaagtcattaaaatgacttattttgggtaaaaacggacatataaatatacatatatataaataccataattttcttaaaatcttaccttaaaataatattttaaggctcctaaaaatctcataaaatattttgggtgaaaactaacatctcgtccgtccacggtcccgcctacgcgatcataaaataaactttctcaaataaattcataaatcacatcatacagatttaaatgccgaaataatatttaaaacatgcaaataaatcaattaatttaaataatcactcataaaaacaatttaacacattttcacattattataaaattataaaatcccttagttatgcatgcggatttacgtgacgaatttctgggcgttacaaaaGCTGTCAGTGTATAATCGATGAGATTATTTgagattatgttgcatgcacGTTCTCATGATCTTTATAAATATGCTGTTATAACCTGGGTAAGGCCCCAAAATAAAAGAGACCAAAATGACAATTGAACAAGTTTTAGAAAAATCTCTAGACAAATTGTAatacccggtatttttaatacgtaaattcgcatgcataaatagggaatttatttatttaaaattttagaatatgagttaaatatttatgtgaattatttgtgcatgttttaagatttattttcaagcatttaacccataatttgagatttttattatttttagtatttaaattattttatcgcgtagacgggaccgtggacggacgagatgaaaactttctatccaatttatttcatgagccttttaagagcccaaaaatattattttgagttttatttcctcaaaattatcagtatttaattttatataattttaagggtccatttttattcaaatttagccaaaataatgactttttactatctttaaaattcccttaaatatttatttcgggattttaattttggtatcagattttacttgttatttagagtttttaagttatatatatattgtatatttaaaacccttattaatattttaattacccTATATTCTAATTAATCAAAAACACCCAAAAATCAAACCCCAACCGTACGTTTGAAGCTTCCAGCCGCCATCCCacttctccatcatcttcttcatcgttctagcaagaaaactccataggaGATTGATTTTTTCAAGCTTCCAAGGTGGTTGATCATCGTCCCGTCATCCCGGAATCGTCATATACGTCTTTTTCTTTCCATtcaacggtgcaaggcatgtttttcttccaaattttcgtacctatcagatattatagagtgtgtattgtgtagcatcgatttttcttcaaattttcagatttaaggatcggttttgatgttcatgacatgtttatgcatttgtttgatcatgacTCACGTTTTCTTCCAACATGGTACGACCAACTGCTGGTGCATGTCTAGGTGGGTgtgttagggtccctagggtcgagatTGGTCAGGTTTTATGGGTGTAACAGGCTGAAACCGAAGCCATCTATTTCTGATGTGCAACAGGTTgcagtttgagcggttttaGGAGAATGGTTCGTGTGCACTGTTGAAGACGAGTTTGAGGGCgattccaattgggttagaaccccaagaccttggggaaggTTTTACAGGTAATATTTCCGGCCGGTGGTTGCTGGAGATGAGCGGCCGAACGGCCTGAAGCCTCTGGTCGCGTTCTGCACGTGAGCAGAAACTAggggtagattgttttggttcgttctccctctacagagatccgtttgaggtaaaatttatggGGTTAAAACCGTCTTgatgttggctaagtatgggcggtagtttcacggccaaaggtggccggagcaggtGGCACGGTTAGTTTTTTtaaagccgctcagggctgctcacggccgcagcacaAGGGGAAATAGGgtttcgggttttagggttctaggtgctttccgggtcgggtcatgggTCCGGGTCGGTTTCAGTAAGTCATTGGTCAAgtctagtgggtccgggtccgggttaagttagtcgggctcgggtattttatttttaagttaattattaagttaaagtgttttaaatgggctaattagattaattaaattaatgggctacatttaagttttttaatgagcttgaataattattttaagttagttcaataatttttatgggctttggagcccacggaaattattgggccagtctttgggcttttaggcccattggaccagattaagttgttattgggccaagtatgtgctaatgggctttaattaattaattgggcttagaaatgtaatgttgggcttaagtatgttaatgagccagtctcagtgttaatgagccagatttaagtaaatgggcttgagagtttagggccagcagttcagtacaacccatgagaaattgcatgtgtcctgaatatatatttaattatttttatgcatggaagttatttttttatatttatatgttagtatgaaattaaattaaatatatatgaaggacacacattttatttaagtgcatgcattcatgaaataattttatgcatgatttaatgtttaaggttgagcaaaagaaaatattttatgttggaagttgaagtagtgtgacaatttgagggggattcgtccccatatgtgaactattgaagggcagtttactgccaatttaagaggtgattcgtcaccgccacgtacgttggtttccacgctgatcagtatttaatgtatgatttaaggttacactatggatacaaccatgcgatgttagaaaatattttgctcaacaatgtatgtattatttatgttatgctatttaagttaatttaagttatgttatgtcatgatattaagcatgcccattcatgtatatgttatgtattagtattaaagtgatttaaattattttaaacccttgttatgttagcatgttgggcctctaggctcactacactggtatggtgcaggtgagtacgtagaggatgacgtagtacccaccggcggcgaggacatatgagcggacatgcagtgatccccgtgaccgttgtctgagtctttatgcatgtctcgaatttttagcatgttacattttaattattttcagtggttgtgattcgggatattttatttaagtaatttttagtgcatgcaaaactttaatttatttcacttttggtcagtattttatttaacgcatgactcagatatttaaattatgaaatgttaagttttcgatttgttgcattatttttattcaagttatttatttttaaatctatttattctgtgcatatatgtatgagcatgtatgtacatatttttaattagaaaaaaaaaatcgcatatttatttattaattatagagttaggatCGTTTCACAAAttccaaaaacaaaattaatgaAAAGAAAAATCACTAGACATTCACGCATGTTTAAAGACTTTATAAAAATTGAACTATGATATTTTATCATTTACCTACACTACACCATTTTGAGGACAATATATGACTAAATTAGATCGTCGGAACACAATTATAGTTATAATTGattcaacaaaaataaacataattaaaaatttcataCACCGATACGTAAAGAATTAGAATCAACGTTCTGTTATTGACTCCACTAATGGGATCGAAGAGAACATGCTAAAAAATTATCACTTAATTTGATCTGATTTATTACGATCCTTTTATTAATTAGGAACTAACATATTTGTACACAGTTTAAAGTAAAatgtaaaaatataaaaaccTCGGGAGTTGACCATTTGAGGCAGCCGCGTGGATTCCATCAAATTAATATCCACGCTGGAACATGTTTGGTCAAACATGTGAATGTCAACgccttcatatatatatattattattattataaaataaataagtagaGTTACGAGTGGTGAAGCTTTATATGTTTTTGGCTTTTCTAGCGTTATCCCTTACTGGTAAAAGGGCTgcttgctatatatatatatatatatttatatatttcctTATTTGTCTGAATAAAACTTTAGTAAGTAATTGTctgaatatatattatattatatatttgccTCTATCGATGGATCATTTGTAAACATATGTCCGCCATGGCCACCCACCTCGCCTCTCTTTTCTCTGCATTACTTTTATGTCTTCTGCTAACAATATCAGTTGATGCAGCAGGTCATCATGATTACTTCAAAATCTGCGTGCATGccattttcatatatattttttctatgaatctatatatatattttttgtatttaattaaataaattattaggAAGATGGAAGATTTCGCAGAAGAAAAATGGGGAAACTTTTACTACTTTTTCGGCGTCGAGCATTACATCTGTGGGAGCTGTTTCTCGTGCAACCagtactactactactactacttacAGCGGCAAAACTAATTTCGCCGACGGTTAGTGTTAATTAGATCAAGAATTACAAATAGATGTATTTTTGGTACGTAAATATATACATCGATTTTTTAATAATCTCATgatcatattatatataatattcttgtaatatatatatatatagtgacGGGATTGGGCAGATTATGCCTCCGATACCCGTTGCTTCAGGAATCTAACCTGGATCCCTGCCTTCCACCAGTATGGTCATGGATAGAGTGCAATTCCGATCCCCGACCGCGTGTAATTGCGCTGTAAGATGATCACtagaaaacatatatatataattttcacaGCTAATTTaattagttatatatatatatatgaatttaaCTGCATGCAGGAATCTAGGGAGCAGATTGCTGTATGGGATACTTCCTGACTTCAGTATGATGGATGCTCTTCAATCCATGtaacaaaattaaattatattaattgtTACCAAActtcatatatataatttaattgttaatatttattattattattattattattcattaattgcagAGATTTACAGCACAATAGCCTCTATGGAACCATTCCTTCATTCCTTGGCGACTTCCCAAGCCTCCAAACACTGTGagctatattatatatatatacctcaACTCCAAAAATGTTATTAATTCTCACCTTTTCATTTGGGATATTGTGACACGATAATTaaacacatacatatatatcagattatcatcaattttttttttatcaacattatataaaaacaacaatattatttgTTAATTACGATCCACGACCTCAAAAATTCTATGCACTAGCTAGCTAGCTCATTTAATGATCCATCGACTCACATTAGTCACATATAATTTTGAgagaatattaatatatattacataGTATAATGAATATTTTGTATATGGGAAGAGCTCTTAGTCTTATATTGTGTATTTATGTACACCAATGTTGTTGTTGAGAATATATATATCGATTCAATATCAGTGATTGATCGATCGATCATTAATTCGAAAATTTCAAGCAATCgtatctattatatatatatatcataattttttttgtactttattattatttttattattattctctataatttttattataggaacttggcatacaatctATTCACTGGACAAGTACCTGATTCAATAGCATGCAATACGAACTTAAAATTAAGGTAACGCCATCAGAACCTTACTTTGCATTTTAGGagagtgtatatatatacatactgagattaaaaaaaataaatttgtagATTAATGTATTTACTGGTTCATGACTATTTTTCATAGTCGTGAGAGTTAACGTATATAATTACCCCGCATACTATATATATGTAATGGCAGCCTATATGGTAATTACGGCTTATACACATCGAATTCGTGCCCATCCGGCATAAACACGGCTGTTCCGACACCAACGACGACGACAATCCCACAACCTAATTATCCAGGCTCTGGTTATAATGAATATATACCAACAACGTACAGAAGAAGGAAAATTAGAACGCCTCTAATACTGGGGAGCTCGGTTTCAGCATCGGGTGTTGTCGGGATCGGCGGCGGAATATTTGCTATACGCCGTCACAGGGCCAGGGTTGCAGCTGCCAATGCTCAAGGTAATTAGAAACTTGGccgatatatatacatatccaACGTACCTATCTAAATTATTTGTAAATTTATTCGTTTTTGTCTCTATAATTAGCGTACGTGCTGTTTCATATATACGGACTCATAAACAAGTAATAAAAGATTTAGCTACATTTTTCTTTTAAAGAGAAAGTGGATAAACACTTTTATAAGATTGTGCTTGGATGGATTGCTACAAAACTTATAGCTGCTAGCTTCTTGTAGAAacttcattatatatataaaattaaatcttcGTTTCTTGTGTCTTCAATTCGATTCCAGTTGCGTGCATGCCTTAGGATGATGTTAATTGTCTCCTCCAGCAACCCAGTATCGTTTCACAGCAAATAGTATCTTCTCCGAGATTAAAGGGCCATCTTCATTATCTACCATTTTCGTTTTCCATCTCATACCCGACACGATTTTCTTGATTCTGATCAGAACATCAGCATTGTCTCGGATTATAATCGCGCCTTCTGGCCTTAAAATTCTATCCATTTCTAAGAGAATGTCTTCCATTTTGCACCTGTGGATGTGCAAGTTGAAGTTTTAAAGAATCATAGAatattatttcatatttttaaccAATGAAGCTGTGAcagattatattttaaaaaaacaaaatgcttACTGGTCCTTGTACAAGCTGAAGAGTCCACTGGCATGAATTAGATCATATGTCCTAGGATATGTAGAGAAAGCTTCACACCCGCCAGCATTGCAAAAACATCAGTTTTCTTTTATTCGGGCCAAAAAATATATGCTAAATCAAAAAAAGAATGGCACAAGATCATCAacagaggaaaaaaaaaaaaaaaacttaatgaGTATGAATGGCCAAAAAAATCGCGAATAGCATGAACGTCGTACCAATCATGGTATATTCCAATCAATCCACGTTCATAAATAGCTCCAAGTGTGTCTTTCTCAGTTATTGTTGGCACGACATTCATGACCCAAAGTTTAGACGATTCAAGCGCCGCAGCAAAACCTGCTAGACCAGCATTCATGTCCATGATATTCCTGTATCTTCCCGAATCAAGAATCTTGTTAGTCCTCTTATAAGCGTTCACATGTTTCTGCCACAATTTCGCGTCTTCTTGGAAGACATCAGCAGATATTCCGGGTATATTTCCACCCCCTACTCTTGGAGGAACAGTTTTAAGTCTCTCTGGAAATGGTTGTAGTTCTCCACCAGCAACTTCGTCTGAACTCGAGGTCTCCGGGTAAGGAGTTACACATGCCTCCATTTTTTTGTACCTGTTAGCACCAAATGTGAGTTCATTGAATTCCTGAGATGGTTCGAACAATATTGGTCCGACATGTTTGAATTCTTGATAATATACTTGCGGAATCACTAAATTTTACTACATAAATCTAGATGAAGGGGAAAGGCATACTTGATCTATTCAAATAGAGAGATTTCGAGCATTATATGTACCAGACATCATGCACGTATGATGATTTGCATAATGAGACGCGATCATCTCGCTCACTGCATTTCTGATCATTAATACTTTTCCTCCATATAGCTATCTCATCCTTCTCATAAATCTTCTTCCAGCAGAGAATTTGGGCAATCTCTTCAATCTTTCTCTGTTCTTCTTCAAGTTCCTCTTTAGGGCGTTCCCACGCCTCGTAATTATTTCTCCAGTTGATAGGAGGACCAGAGAGTATCCAGTAGCCTCCAGGTCTAAGCACTCGATCCACTTCCTCCAAGTATATGCCTTCTACAAATTATAAGTTTGTCATTGCGATTAGTATATGCCTTCATATGATTAAAAGGCTCACTAGTTGCTAGAACCAGAGATTATGGTTTAGTTTTTCTCTGCATAATATAGCATATAAAAACGTACACGATCATTGCTATATGCTACGCTCACCATTACCACCCCATTGTATCAAACAACGCGAACAATGAGCCATATCAAACGCCCTGGGAGGATACGGAAGCTTTATAGTTCCAAGTACGCCGATGATTGCAGGAACGCCTCTTTCCAGAGCAAATTGAACTTGTGCCTCATGAGAGTCTCTAGGTGCAAATGACATGGTGATCACGTTTTTCTTGAACAGATAGGCACCCCAACTTGCCACCTGAGAAGCCAAACATTTGGATTGACGAAGAAATATCATATGAACGCACATCACTGATAACAATCTACAGATGGAAGAGGTACTTTATAGCACTTCTATGATCATGCATAAATTAACATAATCAAATTCAAGATCCAATATTACCACTAGCTTTTTTGATTGTTGCATCCTTCTATACACACATGGCTGTTGGATTTGTAGTCACTCTAATAAAGTAACCCAAATACATCTATGTAAAAACCCaaacaacacaatttaataGTTGAGGCACATAGCCAGCGACACAATCTAGGCTTCATGTAGCGTAATCTTCGTGCAAATATAGGTCTGAACTTACCCCACATCCAGTATCAAGAGCAGTTCTGACTGTTCCATTGTCCATTGGGATCACAGAAGCGAGTTGCTCGATATACGCATCCGCCCCATGAGGAAACTGCGTACCACCTCCTGGAAACCTGAACACGTTTCCTTCATATTGCACCCAATTCTGCACCGCCTTCTCAACCGTCAAACTCTTATGAGGCGCGTTCGCATAAGGCACATAATCGCGACTCTTAGGCCATCGAAAGGGCGTGACGTAGCCTTTTGGCGCTGGAACAAGGCAACTCAACTTCTCATCCTCCGATGGACAATGCCTCTCCCTGTAGTTCATGTTCTCTCGAGGAAATGTCATGGCCCGCGCTTGTTCTTGACAAGGCGTATGATCTGTGTACTTATCATCACAAGGTTCAAACTCTTTGACGTCCAAAACTGGATCGCCTGATCTTCCGACATCCTCACCGTGATGGGTTTCGAACTCGAGATTCGACACAATGCCGCCACATTCCTCTGCTTTTTTGGTGATTTCGAGGGCTATATTATCTCCCTTCACCGATCCACTTCGCTGCCACGCTCCTAACAcgtagaaaaaaaaacaaagaccTGCTGCAATGAAGATAGAAACAGAGTTTCTGTTTCTATTTTCTCCTGAATTCCCTTTTGTTgccatgatatatatatttcttacaCATGAACAGAAAACAAATTAAGCATCAAACTTCAGTTTTGTGGGTCTCTGACAACGAAGGATTAGAAAATAGACCGACCTTTCTTCCTTTTCGGTTTTCAGTTTGTTCTTTTTTCCGCGCATTTATTGCAAGACTTGGCCATGTTTCTTCTATTGCTCGACTTTTCAAATGTATAGCCGGTCTATGATTTTGTTttctaataatttaattttcattctcATTCTcatactaaaaaaatattattattattattattatttaataaagcAAAATGGTGGTATAATAACTATCTTTTGGTATTTTTATGTAAGACACTGATATAAAAGAAGATTTCAATCTCATATATCATGTAATTATTAAAATGATAATGGCAATATTGCTAAGGttaaaaacataaatattaaaattgtcAATATATTTGTTGTTATTCATAACATCAATGTTATAAGTTATCCTTGATGaataatcataatataattgatttaatttttatgtgtctaaaataataatagtattttttatttattaaaaattttaaaaatttaaggatttgaaagaattaaataaagataatTTATtacaatttttattattttttatttttattgtttaattaaaaaataattcatatttattCCATAATCTACCATAGTTCATTTACAACACAGGAGCTTTTCATGACTTCCCCCATTCGACTCCAAAGATTATCTCAGTTCCTTCTCAAAGAAAACGCCCCAAATCTCTTCTCCTCTTCTCAATTACTTCTGACTTTCAATTCTCACTGCCCTTCAACTCTCCTTCGGTTCTATCTTTTCAACCCTTCAGCTCCTTCGCACTCTATCAGCAGTATTCCTCAAAATCAGGACCCCAAAAATGCCGCTGTCAAATGGAACCTCGCGATAAGGCACGCATCAGCTACCGAACCTTTAAGGGCACTCTCTTTATTTCAAGAAATACTGAAAAATACTAACGAAAGCACCCCAATCTACGTTGACCCTTTCATTTATGCTTCACTGATCAAAGCTTGTAACAAAGCTAACGCCTTTCTTGTAGGTAAATCGGTACATGGCCATGTTATTAGGCTTGGATTGGATTCCAATGTGAATATATTGAACAGCCTTGTATGTTTTTACTTGGGTTCTGTGAATTTTTTGAGTTATGCTGCCGTTTTGTTTGATTCAGTTGTGGGGAAGAGTGTTGTCACTGTTAATTGTATGATATCTGGGCATTTTAAAAGAGGAAATCTTGATGTGGGACTAAGTTTGTTTGTAAAAATTCTAAGGGGTTGTTTTGGTTCTGACTTAAAACCCAATTATGTTagtttcttgattttgatggcCGGTTGTGTTGAATTTGGTGGACAAAAAATTGGAACTGTTCTACATTGCTGTTGTTCCAAGATGGGATTTGACCGTAATGTTGAAATCTGCAATGTGCTTATTGATTTTTATGCTAAATTTGGATGTATCTTCGATGCTGCCACTGTATTTAGAGACTCATCGCAAAAAGATTTGATTTCATGGAATACTATGATTTGGGGGTATGCTAATAATGACGACTATGTGGGGGCGCTTACCTTGTTCAAAGAAATGAGAAATACAAATATAGGAGTTGATAGAGTATCTTTCAGTTGCTTGATATCCTCCTGTGCAGTTAAAAAAGATCTTAATTCAGGGAGGATGATGCATGCTCTTGCAAAAGCAGCTGGAATCGAGTGTGATATCTCCGTTGGGACGGCACTTATCAACATGTACGCAAAATGTAGAAAACTAGCGTGTGCTAGGAAACTCTTTGATGATTTACCAAAGAAAAATATTGAATCTTGGAACGCTATAATGCATGCATATGTTGAAAATGGACTAGCCATGGAGGCTTTAAAACTTTTTCGTCAGATC comes from the Henckelia pumila isolate YLH828 chromosome 1, ASM3356847v2, whole genome shotgun sequence genome and includes:
- the LOC140874347 gene encoding probable methyltransferase PMT2 isoform X2 codes for the protein MATKGNSGENRNRNSVSIFIAAGLCFFFYVLGAWQRSGSVKGDNIALEITKKAEECGGIVSNLEFETHHGEDVGRSGDPVLDVKEFEPCDDKYTDHTPCQEQARAMTFPRENMNYRERHCPSEDEKLSCLVPAPKGYVTPFRWPKSRDYVPYANAPHKSLTVEKAVQNWVQYEGNVFRFPGGGTQFPHGADAYIEQLASVIPMDNGTVRTALDTGCGVASWGAYLFKKNVITMSFAPRDSHEAQVQFALERGVPAIIGVLGTIKLPYPPRAFDMAHCSRCLIQWGGNEGIYLEEVDRVLRPGGYWILSGPPINWRNNYEAWERPKEELEEEQRKIEEIAQILCWKKIYEKDEIAIWRKSINDQKCSERDDRVSLCKSSYVHDVWYKKMEACVTPYPETSSSDEVAGGELQPFPERLKTVPPRVGGGNIPGISADVFQEDAKLWQKHVNAYKRTNKILDSGRYRNIMDMNAGLAGFAAALESSKLWVMNVVPTITEKDTLGAIYERGSYDLIHASGLFSLYKDQCKMEDILLEMDRILRPEGAIIIRDNADVLIRIKKIVSGMRWKTKMVDNEDGPLISEKILFAVKRYWVAGGDN
- the LOC140874347 gene encoding probable methyltransferase PMT2 isoform X1; protein product: MATKGNSGENRNRNSVSIFIAAGLCFFFYVLGAWQRSGSVKGDNIALEITKKAEECGGIVSNLEFETHHGEDVGRSGDPVLDVKEFEPCDDKYTDHTPCQEQARAMTFPRENMNYRERHCPSEDEKLSCLVPAPKGYVTPFRWPKSRDYVPYANAPHKSLTVEKAVQNWVQYEGNVFRFPGGGTQFPHGADAYIEQLASVIPMDNGTVRTALDTGCGVASWGAYLFKKNVITMSFAPRDSHEAQVQFALERGVPAIIGVLGTIKLPYPPRAFDMAHCSRCLIQWGGNEGIYLEEVDRVLRPGGYWILSGPPINWRNNYEAWERPKEELEEEQRKIEEIAQILCWKKIYEKDEIAIWRKSINDQKCSERDDRVSLCKSSYVHDVWYKKMEACVTPYPETSSSDEVAGGELQPFPERLKTVPPRVGGGNIPGISADVFQEDAKLWQKHVNAYKRTNKILDSGRYRNIMDMNAGLAGFAAALESSKLWVMNVVPTITEKDTLGAIYERGLIGIYHDWCEAFSTYPRTYDLIHASGLFSLYKDQCKMEDILLEMDRILRPEGAIIIRDNADVLIRIKKIVSGMRWKTKMVDNEDGPLISEKILFAVKRYWVAGGDN
- the LOC140890440 gene encoding putative pentatricopeptide repeat-containing protein At3g05240; translation: MTSPIRLQRLSQFLLKENAPNLFSSSQLLLTFNSHCPSTLLRFYLFNPSAPSHSISSIPQNQDPKNAAVKWNLAIRHASATEPLRALSLFQEILKNTNESTPIYVDPFIYASLIKACNKANAFLVGKSVHGHVIRLGLDSNVNILNSLVCFYLGSVNFLSYAAVLFDSVVGKSVVTVNCMISGHFKRGNLDVGLSLFVKILRGCFGSDLKPNYVSFLILMAGCVEFGGQKIGTVLHCCCSKMGFDRNVEICNVLIDFYAKFGCIFDAATVFRDSSQKDLISWNTMIWGYANNDDYVGALTLFKEMRNTNIGVDRVSFSCLISSCAVKKDLNSGRMMHALAKAAGIECDISVGTALINMYAKCRKLACARKLFDDLPKKNIESWNAIMHAYVENGLAMEALKLFRQIKCRNLELDEVTVLGLIMACRDLGELNHGIYIHSFLQSKDLLRENTCVGNALIDMYAKCGSMIQARAVFDCMTKKDVISWTSLISGYAINGEGVKSLDTFKHMCAQKIAPNFVTFIGLLSACDHAGLVHDGRKLYGLMQDVYGIEPQVEHYGCVINMLARAGRIDEARKFIGEIALEPNSLVRRMLINACSVYGNIGLGLNLVSSITESNTSHDSGDCVISSNIFAVAGRWDDVISQRDLMVKQRSPKVAGKSSLSCLIE